The DNA sequence ctctcctctcccctcctttcttctaaaattcataattaattcatacgaactccgatatttgcgttccatatatgtacgagatcgtatcgatgagctccacaacttttatgaagaaagtttttccaaattttgtatgtataaaaagtcaattttcacgaccgctccaaataacattcgtttcgaaaatccactttcttctaaaattcataattaattcattcaaactctgatttttgcgttccatatatgcacaagattgtatcaacgagctctacaactttcatgaagaaagttgttccaaattttgtacgtataaaaagtcattttcactacccccctaaataacgttcgtttcgaaaatctcctttcttctaaaattcataattaattcatacgaactccgatatttgcgttccatatatgtacgagatcgtatcgaggatctctataatttttatgaagaaagtttttccaaattttgtatgtataaaaagtcaattttcacgaccccccctaaataacgttcatttcaaaaatctcctttcttctaaaattcataattaattcatacgaactccgatatttgcgttccatatatgtacgagattgTATCGATGATCTctacaatttttatgaagaaagtttttccaaattttgtatgtataaaaagtcaattttcacgaccccccctaaataacgttcatttcgaaactaaaattgatacgaaaccgaatttctcgtacaactacttatgaaatagtctcaatattcataattcaaatatttgatatttcttgggttgaaatgtgcataatgagagagagtgtgtgtgtgtgttattttgtggtgggggggggggggggggggggggtcgtgaaaattgactgtttatacatacaaaatttgaaaaaacttccttcataaaatttgtagagctcatcgatacgatctcgtacatatagggaacgcaaaaatcggagtttgtatgaattaattatgaattttagaagaaaggagattttcgaaacgaacgttatttaggggggtagtgaaaatgactttttatacgtacaaaatttggaacaactttcttcatgaaagttgtagagctcgttgataaaatcttgtgcatatatggaacgcaaaaattagagtttgtatgaattaattatgaattttagaagaaagtggattttcgaaacgaatgttatttggagcggttgtgaaaattgacttttatacatacaaaatttggaaaaactttcttcataaaagttgtggagctcatcgatacgatctcgtacatatatggaacgcaaatatcggagttcgtatgaattaattatgaattttagaagaaaggaggggagaggagagaaaaataaaaaacaaaaagaggaagggaggggcaaaatagtcattttggaccaaattgtgtgagatttgaaagtctgaggagtaacttgtcgaaattaggatagcagggactgaactgtcgactccctaaaagtacagggagtgaccagtaatttcccctatatattatttatgcaattgtgagcatgttttgtgaattttatttacgctcATATAATTATTCCTACGCATGCCTtcatattatgctattgtttttattttattttatgtatgaTACATTATTGCTAATTATTATGTATAGTATATAATTTATTGTAtatgtgtgaaatttgagcatgccatgtagtttatttatgctatgtttaaatgtgttatgcttatttttagaatgctatacaacatataaactccattttgccatgataatgaaaattcatgcgcattatacacacacttactgtgataaagtattttcacatagcatcggaaaaaaatgtgaccattatgaatcttggtcttgaaatataattcatatttttggaaaataattcacgtggatgtctttaattatgactgcgtaatttatatcttccctcttgttttgtgtagatggctgatccaactcgacctgagtttgacattttggactcataaggacttgagtaccatcgttgggtttccgatatggaaactgcctttgtggcaaaagactacactgccaccattactgaccccaaagatgatgaactatctaataaggtgaaagcagatgccttaatgtttctgaggcgacatattgatcctagcctacgctgggagtaccttcagttgaagacacccaaagaattgtgggatgcccttaaaggacgttttgggaacattcatgacactttactcccagaactagctattcagtggaatggaatccgcttgcttgactataaaaaggtcaatgacttcaacaaggacttGTTGCGCTTAaaagcacgtctcaatttttgtggaagggaaatcacagaagatgatatgatctacaagactcttaccacctttcctaattcagcttttatactagcgaaccagtatcagttggattatgacaacaaaagaatcacaaccttcaataagttgataagcctactgcaagttgataagcctactgcaagtggctgagagacaaaataagattctcttaaataacaatgccaggcccactgagacaaagaaaattcccgaggctaattatggaaaaatgaaaggtggaaataactccaatgcaagggggtttagacgtgctgatccctacccacgtggcaaccatgcaccacgtggaaagggacatggggatcatggaaacaagatgcaaaaggaaagagttgacaatgaaccatgctataggtgttgattcattgggcattggtacaagaactgccaagcaaacaacagagtagcagccaattacaagaggtatagagagtctaaagaacaagaggctcactacatggaagaagaaggtcatgacctaaacgtcaaccttacaattgcagacttcaatggcaaagaggaacttgctaagtcaatggatgctctcaatcttgactgatctgctttattcattttattttccaaagatagttgtgaaggcataatgcctcatttttaattagactattgtttggtcttaaagaatggtttgatgaattagatttctgaacaaagaccttgatttgctcatcattggcttattaataaatttcgaattttattctgaagcactgaatttattcaaatttattttctatacacatatttacatggttctaaattgcaatataaagatgtaaagcaatacatctagaggaaaaattattattagaatgaaaagattatcattctactaaaataaaattactctaaagaatctgagatatatttaaagtcaaaaacgctatgtatgcaccaagagctaatcgaaccttgttaatgtttcaaagcaatttgtgccaacggttatcatgtaaaaacacaccgtgagaatggaactgaataccttgatattacatctgatgactgtggaaggaaacacatcttagagaaacttatgagtcaatttagtggattgtacctcactactattcggatcattgaatcctatactgtcaccaacaatgaaatgtgggacactgactcatacaggcttttgcatgaccgcctatggcaccgaggtcgtgacatgatgatccgtatttttcaagaactcacacggacatcccttctttcgagtgaaaaatgggagaaaaatccgccacattgcatggtgtcggttctaggattgctcaaatgcagtcattgctttctgaagtaccagaagcactacctccctcccattatgcctcattgactatttcaaaggcacatcactcgttttgcaaagcctgctctttagcaaaaacaggatcgagaccttcctatgctaaagatacaaaacaaaacattccattcttacaaatgatacaaagagatgtctgtggacctatccatccagaatgcggaccattcaagtactttatggttctagtggatgcttcgacaatctggtcacatgtcgttttattgtccacaagaaatgctgcaatactcctagcacagattatacgtttaagggctcaccaccctgatcaccctatcaagtctataaggcttgataatgctggagagtttacatcaaaaacatttgatgattattgcatatctatttggatcgatgtagagcatcctgtaccccatgtgcatacacaaaatggtctcgcagaagccaccatcaaaaggctacagatggtggctagggcattggttatgcgcaccaacctgcctatatctgcatggggttatgcaatattgcacgcagctttacttattcatttcagacccactgctagccaaccattttctgcgtaccagttggtaactggatatgagcctgacatttcacacttacgcatatctgGTTGCGCAATATAtatgcctattgcgcccccacagcgcactacaGTGGGTTCTCAGAGACGCTTAAGTacttatgttggatacgaatccctaACAATTATCctctatttggaacccttgacaggcgatctctctattgctagatttgcggattgtcactttgatgagacagtcttcccgtcgttagggggagataggaaaaaggattttccaagggaacgacaggaattgtcatggtttgtccccactctgtctcattttgatccccgcacttcacaaagtgaaagtgaagtgaaaagaataatcgatcttcagaatgtagcagatgcgatgcctgatacgtttactgatatcgcaaaagtgacgagatcacatatatcagctgcaaatgtgcctgcaaggttagaagtccccaacaaggggcacggtgccgcagatagaggcactgcaaccgcatttagtggaggtgtggttgaggccgtggctccccaaggaagagggggaggtcacttggttcgattgacactcacccaaggaagaagagggtgagtaaggcacaaaccaatcatcaatgtatagaatccctctcatgagattatctctgattatagttatgtccatgaatcaatactggaagacgctccgatgtttgaaatgattccagagaacaaagaaatctcaaaggattacgagagtgcgtatgagttgatagaaagatcttccatacacattgatgatatatactattgctcaaggaatcatagagcacgatgatatcgaaccacgctctgttgaaaaatgtcaacaaagagcagattggcctaaatggaatgaatcaatccaggtataattagattctctgacaaagagacaggtatttagtccggtagtgctaaccccaccaagtgtaaagcctgtaggccataaatggacctttgtcagaaagcgtaatgagaagaatgaagtcctaaggtacaaggctcgccttgtggcgcaaggtttctcacaacgccctggaattgactacgaggagacattctctcccaaaatagacgttataacgttccgctacttagttagcttagtagtttccaaaggactggaaatgcagctcatagatgtggttactgcatatcttcatggggatctagattcagagatatataagaaagtgcctgatggccttacattacccaagtcaagtgactctaaaccacggagtgcgtttgcaactaggttgaaacgctcactttatggattaaaacaatccaggcggatgtggtatacccgtctaagtgactacttgattgggaagggatataaggacgatgaattatgcccctgcgtattcataaagaaaacaagttccggatttgcaattgtagcagtatatgtcgatgatatgaacataacaggtactcttgatgaaataagagaaaccgcgaactacttgaaatccgaatttgagatgaaggatcttgggaaaactcgattctatctaggccttgaactagaacaccgagtttgtggaatactaatccaccagtctgcatatgtccaaaagtcaggcgatataacatggacaaagcacatcctgctagcactcccatgattggtcgaagtttggatgcaaggaaagatccatttcgtccaaaggaagatgacgaaaaggtgttgggagctgaaattccctatctaagtgcaataggcgcactattgtacttagcccaatttactcgaccagacattgcattctcagtgaacttgttagctagatttagctcagcgccaacgcagcgtcactggaatggtatcaagaacatcttcgatacctaaaaggaaccattgacttgggactgttctttccctacagagagacaagagggaccgcatatggaactgcaatccctaaaggaaatgttgatggcgaaagcgccactcactatactgaaacaccaaatgacgttttggttggttttgctgatactgggtacctctctgacccacataaaggtcgttcccaaaatggttatgtattcaccattgggaacacggcgatatcttggagatcaaccaagcaaacctttgtggctacctcctcgaaccacttagagatcatcgctctacatgaggtggtccgtgagtgtgtatggttaagagctatcatcacacatattcgagggactagtggtttgagttctaccactgaagagcctacttgcatttatgaagataatgcagcttgcatcgaacagatgaagctatgatatatcaagggtgataatacaaaacacatatcgccaaagtttttctacaatcagtaacaacaggccctcctcaagattcaagtgaatcaagtaaggtctgaggagaatgtggcagatttgttcaccaaatcattgcctaaggccatatttgagaaacatgtgaaaagcataggaatgcgaagactttccaagctcccctgattaatgtaagtatcagggggaggtgtagacatcagggggagtctaacacacacatgtcatactcaaatgtaaaaggtgtgtagtgctcttttccttcgaccaaggtgtatttttgtcccaaagggtttttattgttacttggcaaggtttttagtgaggcaacaattcatgcaccatttcgtctttgacttggcacaagggggagtgttaaaggaaaagcacattatgtgcctttgtcaaagaaacagacgaagagggaatcaagcaattacaaatcacagctcaatcagcatttagtcatcaatgtaattgatatttccgttgtaatcatatccctatataaaggggttatgaatgaaatgagtagaccaattccaattgtcattttacttttacagtacatatatatatacatatgaaaCTGAATACTAGAGATTTGAGAAcctgagttaattacaaatatcTACAAATCCCACATAAACTAACTCACATTCTTACTTATCAAGTGgtggatttgaaattgaaatgaaattgcGCAGAGGCACTAAGCCACAGAAGCTACAAAAAATGAGCAATGCTTGGCACTTTGATACAAAAACTGCTCATGTGTTCATGACATCATGACTTCATCAATTTACAAGAAGTGGTAAACTTAGTTACAAAAACTGTACTGAAACATGGTTTGCACAGAGGCACTAAGCCACTAAGGctacaaaaattgaaaacaTGTAAGCAAACATTTCTATGAAAATTAATATAGAACCTGCAAAGGACCTGCAAAGGAAAACCatataattaattaagataAATCACAAATTAAACAACCATAAGCACTCCAATCCAATCATGAACAGATGGGACATATTTCAATTCAGCAACATATATAAATGCAACTGGACCTATTTCTGAGAGAAGCTTGCTTCTGGACATATATTTcagttcaacaacaagtgcaAACATGTATACTGAAACCACAATtttaacacaaacaaaacaaatcaaatccaAAAGACACAGTCACATACCTTTCCTCAATCTCCAATCGACTAGGCATGATCATCTATACCACAAAAATAAGCATTTCAAGCTATTTTGCTAAAACATAATTCCTCAGGACAAAAACCACAACAACGGTCCGGAGGTCACAGAATCCTCACCAATATATCCAAGCAGAATAACTACTAATACATTCGAGGCAGACATACATACACTTCCATTATAGTCTTATCTAATTCATATTCATTCAAAAACCGAAACACATATAAACGAACGAACAAATAACACAGAGATGCACACCTTGACACATATCTTCCTGTCAGTCTGGGGCCTCTTGAACTGCTTGAGGTGCTTCTTCACAATTTGCTTCTTCACAGTCTGGGGCCTCTGAGGAGATCACCGGTCTCTGTTTTCGCTCTGAGAGTGCTAGATCAAGGAAgaactgtgtgtgtgtgtgtgagagagagagagagagagagagagattcaaaCATAGATTCAAACCCAGAAGGCCAGAACAGACAAAAATCGAGAACGAGGTCCTCACCTTCTGCGTCCGCGGTGGATGCATAACGAAGACTGGGAACGAAGTCCACACCTTGTGCGTTGACGTTGTCTACTCCACTGCCTCAGATCGCGTCGGAACTCCCCACTGTCAACATCACAGCCTCAGCTCACGTCGCCGACTCCGTCTACTCCTCGATCTGCGGTCCGAGTCGTCGCAAGCCTGCCGGAACAAGTCTCGATCTGTGGCGGAGAAGATAAGTTTGCTGGTCTGGACTCTGAAGGAGTAGTCGCAAGTCTCTGCTGGTCCAAAAATGCCGGATGTGGTGGCTGGCGGCGGAGAAGTATAAGTTTGCTGTCTGGACTCCGAAGGAACAGAAGGTTTGAGAGAGACTGTGTGAGAGAGAGGTGGCCTATGTTTGAGTCTGAGAGAGAGACTCGATTAGGTCGATTGACGTCTAGGTTTGGCTTTTGCTAAAGTGGCTACTTGAGTTGGACTTCGACATTTGGACTTTGGGCCTTAAACAACCAGAATCGATTTAAGAGTTGTAATATGACAGAGACAGATTCAATTACTTCATCAAAACttctatagtttttttttttctttgaaaggaACTTCTATAGTTTTTATACACATGTAATCTTGtactagaaaataataaaaatataatattaatttttagggccgggcttttagagtcgggccgggcttcatttgtatgacccataccctatgtccctaccctattttaaaaagggtcgggccgggccgggcgggctttgggcccaagggccatatgatgaggcctagaaATGAGAATAAGTTCTAACAGTCGCACTCTGAGTTTCCATTGGTTCACATCAGTCAGAAGAATTACCTCACAAGCTCATACTAACAATCTCTTCACATAATCCCAGTACTGCTGAAATTAACCTAGCATGAAATGCAGTTTCAACACTATATAACTCCATTAAAGGAACCTCTTTGGCTTGTTTGGTTGTACAATACCATCAGTTGTGTTGAGATGTTTACActatcaatttttcttctcagtTAAAAgcccaaaaagagaaaaaagaaaagagaaaatacaaTTCCCTTACTGATGGAAACAAAGGATGAGTGGGATATATCTAAAACCATGAACACAAGGTTGAAATCTTTATTATCAACACCAATGCAATATGTACGAATCATAGTTGAGAGTTTCCAATTGTTGATGCGAGCTTTTGGCCTTGGTAGTTGGCAACCTCCGCTATCCTGAAGATGCCTGACTTGTTTATGAACAATTGGCAAAAACCTGGATTTGAAACAAACCAAGATACTGAAAGCAATATTATGGTAAACTCCCAAATTGGTTAAACAACTCCATAAGAATTCCAAATCTTAATAGTCAAATAAAATCAGCAAATATTAGGTGGACTTAATGATAATATGTTACAAGTAACTACgtttaaccaaaaaaataaactaGTCATGGAATTTTGAGTTACTGAACCATTTACTGGTTCCAAGCCATGACTGAAAACTCAGTTTATATTACAAAAAATTTCATGTCAATGCGCACACGGAAACCATGGCAATTCTATTTAAAATTTGCAAAATACAATTACCAGTTACGGAATAACAGAACCAATATTTGCCAACCCAAATTTTCCATGTAGCAGAACACAAAGTAATTAACTATAGGAAAACTTACATACACCACTAACTGAATGGATACCTTGCTCAACAAGTTACGACCCCCCACCCCAATCTCATCTAAACCTTTAGCATCAGGctttagttcttcttcttctctgcaaAGTCAGAAAAGCTTTTTATTTGTTAGGGAAAGTTTTCCAAATCTTGAAAGTGCTTATGGTTAGTAGTTAAGGAAACACTCAGCACCTTACACCTGCAGCTTCTGATTGGTTTTGAATCAACATGTTCAGATCAGCAGTTACCGTCTCATATACTTGGGGATTTGCAAAGTCCTGCTCCAATGAAATAGGCAAGGAATATGACCTTATATTGCTTGGTAAAAACAACCACTGAAGCACTAGCACTAAGGATTCAAAAGTTAAATGCTTACACCATGGACATCTTGCATCCACCCAGGAACACTTTCTGAAAGAAGGGTGATGTACTGCTCCATTGCTACCTCTGCACTCATGTTGCCAAGCTGCTGCCAAGCATTCCTGGGACAAGGTAACCAGTTTCTTTTATCAACTTCATGAAGAAGCAAATGTCAATCATTACTATTCGCTATTAAACTTTATTGTGGAGGTGAAAGCCTTGGTGTGATACCATTCAACTATGTTCTTATATGCTTACCGGAGCAAATGTATATGTACCTTAAGTTTCTACGCATATGAGCATTAAAAAATGTCAGTAAGTTACACAAAATAAGTTCTACATTTACTCTGCTTAATAAGGTGCAACAGTTGGAACTTGGAAGGTGAAATTAAACCAACAAGAACTATAACAGGCATATATGCATACGATACAGAAACAGAACAACTGGTGTCTTTCTATTCCTCCCCCTTGTCATACTTCTTCATGTGCCAAAGAACGAATAATAGATACTACAAAGTACTAACCCCCGACacaatcaataatttcaaattaACTCATGTAATTCAAACCATTATATCCTACTTTAACATATCAGAATCTTCAGTAATATTATCATGTGTTACTTGATAGGAGTCATAGGAAAATCACCAATTAAAAGTCCTAAATCAAATAAACTGACGCATCAAAGAATTACTATCAGTGGACATACAGAGCTTCATTTAGAGAAATCAATGAGCAAAAGCGCATAAACAATTCAGATAGAACGATGGATAATCACAGCACTAACAAAGGCACAAGAGAATTAAAAAGCTACCATTTTGCTCTTGCCGAGACCTTGAATGCCATAGGCTGGCGTTCCAAGCAAGGTCCTCGAGTAGCAATCTTGTGAAGCCCATCCAACCTCATCTTCACATCACTCCCAAGACTTGAAACTCTATCAGCATTACTCTTAGACCCGACAAACACCACTGCAGCACCAAAGAGCCTCTCCAATTCAGTTCTTTCTATAGCCTCCCAATCATTATCCTCACTGAAGAACCCCTCATTAACTTCACCATCAACTACATTGTTCTTGGCTTCATCAGTTCCATCATTTCCATCACACTTTGACACGTTGATCTCTTCACTTTCCGGAAGTCCCACTTGGATTCTTGCCAAACCAAACTCAATTTCGCCAAATCCATGCTTCTCGGAACTTGCACCAACCGAGTTCTCCACGCAGCCACATATACCAACATCCCCAGCAGAGCATTCTTCCTCAACATACTTCTCCAGCAAACAAACAACCCGCACTTCATTTCTTGCCAAATCAGACTcaatttctccaaattcatgCCTCTCGGAACTTTCATCAACCAAGTTCTCTCCACACCGACACACACCACCATCCCCATCACAGCTTTCTTGTTCAACATTCTTCTCAGGCAAAGTAACAACTCCTGCTTGGTCCAAATCAAACTCAAGCccgccattttcattttcatgccTCTCAGAACTTTCATCAACCAAGTAATCTACATACCCACATACCCCAACACGCCCATCAAAGTGTTCTTCTTCAACATTCTTCTCCGGCAAACAAACAACCCCCACTTCATTTCTCCCCAAACCAAACTCACGCCTCTCACAACTTTCATCAAACAAGTTCTCTACACCACCATGTCCATCaaagtcttcttcttcaacattcTTCTCCCCAAAACAAACGACCCCCACTTCATTTTTCCCCAAATCAAACTCAACTCCCCCAAATTCACACCTCTCTGAACTTTCATCAAAAACGTTCTCTACACATTCACACTCACACAAACCATCAAACCTTTCTTCCTCAACACTCTTCTCCTTCCAACAACCAACTCCATCACCTCTCAAAACTTCATTTTCATCCAAACCCTCATCCACAAACTCCTCAAGAACCAAACTTTCCTTCTTGGGCTCACCCAAAAACTCATCACCTTCCACAGCTTTCTCAACAAACCCACTACCTACCTCACTCTCCCACTCATGAGTTTTGGGCTTGCACTCATAAAGAACCCGTCTTTTTCCCACATGGTCATCCCTGCTCGGACACACAGCAACAATCACAGGCAAAAGGAAGCAAAGCAAGAAAGGTACCAGGAAACACAGAGCAATCGTCAATACAAAATCTGAAATAAAGTCCATAGCTTtttgcacagagagagagagagagagagagagagagagaccagaaAATTGAAGAGCTTGATTTCGGTGGTGATGATGAGGCACAGAAACAGAGAGAGTAAGGAGGATTTTGCAGAACAGAGCAAAGTATATTCTGCAATTTTTGCCCTGCTGCTACCGCTACAGTTGAGTGTCGGTCCCATTTATAAAGTAAAAGCTctttctttgaatttttttttttttttttttaatggttttggtaaaagtgaggtgttttgtttgttttttggtcGAAAAAAGTGAGGTGTTTGGAAAAGGACTTTTTGTTTACCTAGAAGCGATTAAAAAGGTTTTATACCTGGAGTGATATCAAAGCTCCAAAAATGCTTTGAGTGATATGCTTGTGCATGGGATTAGCATACTCAATACAATTATGGTTAATTGAGGAATGATTGCTTAAGTCTGCGAGTCtaaattttagagaattattatCGTATCTCATGATGGATATAATTTATTTGAGAATACTGATTCATATAATCGATTACaaaaaataatttcaattttggTAACAGACACACATACACAATCGATTACAatgataattatttttttgcTCGTGGTCATAACCATTTAAAGGTTTTTTGGTCTCATGGGGTAATGTGCGAATCATGTGAATGATACCTTGATGTAATGGGATATGGTAAGTGGATATCCAATTTTACAAAAATAGTGATCATAATCTCCACTAGAAGTCAATTCAACCTCATTAGATAAGCTCAAAGACAAGGTGAGGTATACTTGACTAAGCTTTGGCCCTCATATTCGTGACAATTTCTAACCTAACTTAATTATCCTTACGAATTTAAATATATTTGGTGGGGTGGTGCCATATAGAATTTTATGAAAAAGAAGTTTACCAAAATAGTAGTTCCGTCCCTAGATTTTAATCACATTATATAGTTCTTAACAGAATGATCTACATATAGACAAATGAC is a window from the Rosa chinensis cultivar Old Blush chromosome 2, RchiOBHm-V2, whole genome shotgun sequence genome containing:
- the LOC112187898 gene encoding uncharacterized protein LOC112187898 isoform X2, yielding MDFISDFVLTIALCFLVPFLLCFLLPVIVAVCPSRDDHVGKRRVLYECKPKTHEWESEVGSGFVEKAVEGDEFLGEPKKESLVLEEFVDEGLDENEVLRGDGVGCWKEKSVEEERFDGLCECECVENVFDESSERCEFGGVEFDLGKNEVGVVCFGEKNVEEEDFDGHGGVENLFDESCERREFGLGRNEVGVVCLPEKNVEEEHFDGRVGVCGYVDYLVDESSERHENENGGLEFDLDQAGVVTLPEKNVEQESCDGDGGVCRCGENLVDESSERHEFGEIESDLARNEVRVVCLLEKYVEEECSAGDVGICGCVENSVGASSEKHGFGEIEFGLARIQVGLPESEEINVSKCDGNDGTDEAKNNVVDGEVNEGFFSEDNDWEAIERTELERLFGAAVVFVGSKSNADRVSSLGSDVKMRLDGLHKIATRGPCLERQPMAFKVSARAKWNAWQQLGNMSAEVAMEQYITLLSESVPGWMQDVHGDFANPQVYETVTADLNMLIQNQSEAAGVREEEELKPDAKGLDEIGVGGRNLLSKVSIQLVVYVFANCS
- the LOC112187898 gene encoding uncharacterized protein LOC112187898 isoform X3, which codes for MDFISDFVLTIALCFLVPFLLCFLLPVIVAVCPSRDDHVGKRRVLYECKPKTHEWESEVGSGFVEKAVEGDEFLGEPKKESLVLEEFVDEGLDENEVLRGDGVGCWKEKSVEEERFDGLCECECVENVFDESSERCEFGGVEFDLGKNEVGVVCFGEKNVEEEDFDGHGGVENLFDESCERREFGLGRNEVGVVCLPEKNVEEEHFDGRVGVCGYVDYLVDESSERHENENGGLEFDLDQAGVVTLPEKNVEQESCDGDGGVCRCGENLVDESSERHEFGEIESDLARNEVRVVCLLEKYVEEECSAGDVGICGCVENSVGASSEKHGFGEIEFGLARIQVGLPESEEINVSKCDGNDGTDEAKNNVVDGEVNEGFFSEDNDWEAIERTELERLFGAAVVFVGSKSNADRVSSLGSDVKMRLDGLHKIATRGPCLERQPMAFKVSARAKWNAWQQLGNMSAEVAMEQYITLLSESVPGWMQDVHGDFANPQVYETVTADLNMLIQNQSEAAGVREEEELKPDAKGLDEIGVGGRNLLSKVFANCS
- the LOC112187898 gene encoding uncharacterized protein LOC112187898 isoform X1, with product MDFISDFVLTIALCFLVPFLLCFLLPVIVAVCPSRDDHVGKRRVLYECKPKTHEWESEVGSGFVEKAVEGDEFLGEPKKESLVLEEFVDEGLDENEVLRGDGVGCWKEKSVEEERFDGLCECECVENVFDESSERCEFGGVEFDLGKNEVGVVCFGEKNVEEEDFDGHGGVENLFDESCERREFGLGRNEVGVVCLPEKNVEEEHFDGRVGVCGYVDYLVDESSERHENENGGLEFDLDQAGVVTLPEKNVEQESCDGDGGVCRCGENLVDESSERHEFGEIESDLARNEVRVVCLLEKYVEEECSAGDVGICGCVENSVGASSEKHGFGEIEFGLARIQVGLPESEEINVSKCDGNDGTDEAKNNVVDGEVNEGFFSEDNDWEAIERTELERLFGAAVVFVGSKSNADRVSSLGSDVKMRLDGLHKIATRGPCLERQPMAFKVSARAKWNAWQQLGNMSAEVAMEQYITLLSESVPGWMQDVHGDFANPQVYETVTADLNMLIQNQSEAAGVREEEELKPDAKGLDEIGVGGRNLLSKVSIQLVVYVSFPIVNYFVFCYMENLGWQILVLLFRNW